From Nomascus leucogenys isolate Asia chromosome 15, Asia_NLE_v1, whole genome shotgun sequence, a single genomic window includes:
- the LOC115838560 gene encoding protein argonaute 2-like, whose translation MEADCSSASEITICPGGGRGCPRRAPEPGCGVGVRGARGWSGAGGGKARAEGVGGGEGAGEGGEGAGGSGVEPGPQRLPLALRCSRRCRRCSWLGDAGGRSERLWCLRLLLSSGARGCGAPGPGPCPGVSRVPEPRPGVPRPAGENALSCSSRPGLAPPGHEEGPVRRARSREEEEGGGRPRRRAREAENAAAAAADAATRGPSATLTPDPRMEPALGAAAAPGAPPTSQARSLASPEAWKDSVGS comes from the exons ATGGAGGCTGACTGTTCCTCTGCTTCAGAAATAACCATTTG CCCGGGTGGTGGGCGTGGCTGCCCCCGGCGGGCTCCGGAGCCTGGCTGCGGAGTGGGTGTCCGGGGCGCTCGCGGCTGGAGCGGCGCGGGGGGCGGGAAGGCGCGCGCcgaaggggtggggggaggagaaggggcgggggagggaggagaaggggcgGGAGGCTCGGGGGTGGAGCCGGGACCGCAGCGCCTGCCGCTCGCTCTGCGCTGtagccgccgctgccgccgctgctCTTGGCTCGGGGACGCGGGCGGGCGCTCCGAGAGGCTCTGGTGCCTGCGGCTGCTGCTCTCCTCCGGCGCCCGGGGCTGCGGCGCTCCGGGTCCCGGCCCCTGTCCCGGCGTCTCTCGGGTCCCTGAGCCCCGGCCCGGGGTCCCGCGTCCGGCCGGAGAGAACGCACTCAGCTGCTCGAGCCGCCCCGGGCTCGCGCCCCCAGGCCATGAAGAGGGGCCCGTGAGGCGCGCGCGGAGtcgggaggaagaggagggaggagggaggccgaggaggagggCGCGGGAGGCGGAGAATGCTGCCGCGGCTGCTGCCGACGCCGCCACCCGCGGGCCCTCGGCGACCCTGACTCCAGACCCGAGGATGGAGCCGGCGCTGGGCGCTGCAGCTGCTCCCGGCGCGCCCCCGACCAG